A region of the Candidatus Effluviviaceae Genus I sp. genome:
AGGGCGAGCGATGAGGGCGTGGCTTGACGCTTTGGTCGCGTTGGTCGTCGCAGCGGCCGCCGCGGGCGGCGCGGGGGCGGGGCCCGCGACGGGCGCGTCTCCGGCGGAGACGCTGGTCGTCGCCGTCTTCGAGGACGAGACGATCGCGTTCTCCGAGGCCGCGCCCGGGCGGGGCGCCGCCGCGGGTGTGACCGTCGAGGACAACGGTCGCGTCGTCGCGCGGACCGTCGCGGTCGAGCCGCCGGCGTCCTGCACGCGCATCGTGGCGCGCGTCACGACGAGACCGGTGCCGAAGGACGAGGTGAGCGTCCACGACCCGTGGGACCGCGCGGGGTGCGTGCGGCTGTCGGTCCACGGCGCCCCCGACGTCGAGCTCGTGAAGTTCGTGACGGCGTACGGCGGCGAGACCACGCACGAGGCGGACGTCACCGCGCTCGCGCCGCTTCTCCGTGGCGAGTGCGCGCTCAGAGGGTTCGTGGACACCTGGCTCAGCCCCGCGTGGCGGATGGACTTCGCCCTCGTGTTCGAGACGGGCCCCGAGCCGGCGCTCGACGGCGTGCCGACCACGCCGCCCGCAGACGCGGCGGACTGGGTGCTGCCGCTCCTCTACGAGGAGAGCGTCACGACCGAGCGGCTCGCGAACGGGCCGGTCGCGGTCGCTGTGACGGTGCCGCCCGGGACGGGGCGCGTCGTGCTGCGCTACCTCGTGTCGGGGCACTGCACGGACGGCAGGGACGCCGACGAGTTCGTGAGCAAGGACAACGTCGTCGTCGTGGACGGCGCCGAGGTCGAGCGGTTCAGGCCGTGGCGCGACGACTGCCGGCGCTTCCGCGAGGTGAACCCGTACACGCGGCGCTGGTCGGACGGCTGGTGGTCGTCGGACTACAGCCGGAGCGGCTGGTGCCCAGGCGACCGCGTGCCGCCGCGGCTCGTGGACCTCTCCGGCGTGCTCGCGCCGGGGCCGCACACGGTGTCGTTCCACGTCGAGGGCGTGCGGCCGAGGGACGAGGACGGGCACTTCGGCTACTGGCGCGTCTCGGCCGCGCTCCTCGGTTGGATGGAGTGAGGCGCGTCCTCGCGGAGGTGCGAATGGCCCTCGTCCGATCCGCCGCAAACCCCATCCTCACGCGGCGCGACGTCCCCGCGGTGCCGCCGCGCGTCGTGGACCCCACCTCGGTGTTCAACCCGGGCGCGGTGCGCCACGCGGGCGCGTTCGTGCTTCTCCTGCGCGTGCAGACGCGCGGGCGCGAGACGCACCTCATGGTCGCGCGGGGCGCCGACGGCGAGCGGTTCGAGGTCGAGCCGCGCGTCGTCGAGCTCGCGGGCGTCGAGCGCGTGCGAGGATGCGTCCACCACGTGTACGACCCGCGCGTGACGCCGCTCGGCGGCTCGTATCTCGTGACCGTCGCCATGGACGTGGACGACCGGTGCCTGTCGGGCCTCGCGCGGACGGACGACTTCGACCGCTTCGAGTTCCTCGGTGTCACCGGGGATGCCGACGTGAGGAACGTCGTGCTCTTCCCCGAGCGCGTCGGGGGCCGGTACCTGCGGCTCGCGCGGCCGAACACGGTCGCTGCGGCCGGCGCGGCGCCGAGCGGCGACACGATCGTGCTCGAGGAGTCGGACGACCTCCTGCGCTGGCGCGCGGCGGGCGAGGTGATGCGCGGGCGCTTCCACTCCTGG
Encoded here:
- a CDS encoding glycoside hydrolase family 130 protein → MALVRSAANPILTRRDVPAVPPRVVDPTSVFNPGAVRHAGAFVLLLRVQTRGRETHLMVARGADGERFEVEPRVVELAGVERVRGCVHHVYDPRVTPLGGSYLVTVAMDVDDRCLSGLARTDDFDRFEFLGVTGDADVRNVVLFPERVGGRYLRLARPNTVAAAGAAPSGDTIVLEESDDLLRWRAAGEVMRGRFHSWDELIGAGPPPLKTREGWLVVYHGVATHLSSAHIYQAGVALLDLADPSRVLARSRNNILEPREPYEHVGQVPNVVFPTGLVVDRVDPDGFAPADARAFLYYGAADLCVCLATATVGDLVAACHD